One window of the Mycobacterium sp. SVM_VP21 genome contains the following:
- a CDS encoding 4'-phosphopantetheinyl transferase, with translation MSKLLDRVLVGAPAGSLAWAERYDDPPGLAPLPEEEPLVARSVAKRRNEFITARYCARLALEELGQPPVPILKGEKGEPTWPDGVVGSLTHCAGFRGAVVGRSGDVRSVGIDAEPHDVLPDGVLKAVSLPVERDELAALPQDWHWDRILFCAKEATYKVWFPLTRRWLGFEDAHISFDADGSFVSRILIDPAALAGPPLTELRGRWSVAGGLVLTAIVL, from the coding sequence ATGAGCAAGCTGCTGGACAGGGTGCTTGTTGGGGCACCGGCGGGTTCGCTGGCCTGGGCCGAACGCTACGACGATCCGCCCGGACTGGCTCCGCTGCCCGAGGAAGAGCCGCTGGTTGCCCGTTCGGTTGCCAAGCGCCGCAATGAATTCATCACCGCGCGCTACTGCGCCCGACTGGCATTGGAAGAGCTCGGGCAACCACCGGTCCCGATTCTCAAGGGGGAGAAGGGCGAGCCCACCTGGCCCGATGGCGTAGTCGGCAGCCTGACGCACTGCGCGGGCTTCCGAGGCGCCGTGGTCGGCCGCAGCGGCGACGTGCGATCGGTGGGTATCGACGCCGAACCACACGACGTGCTGCCCGACGGTGTGCTCAAAGCGGTCAGCCTGCCCGTCGAACGTGACGAACTCGCGGCGCTGCCGCAAGACTGGCATTGGGACCGAATCCTGTTCTGTGCCAAAGAAGCTACCTACAAGGTGTGGTTCCCGCTGACCAGGCGGTGGTTGGGCTTCGAAGATGCCCACATCAGCTTCGACGCCGACGGCAGCTTCGTCTCCCGCATCCTGATCGACCCCGCGGCGCTGGCCGGACCTCCGCTGACCGAGTTGCGCGGGCGGTGGTCGGTGGCGGGTGGCCTGGTGCTGACGGCGATTGTGCTGTGA
- the truB gene encoding tRNA pseudouridine(55) synthase TruB, with protein MSTPPPAGLVIVDKPAGITSHDVVSRCRRFFGTRKVGHAGTLDPMATGVLVIGIERATKILGLLTASQKSYAATIRLGQTTSTEDAEGEVLETTSAAHITDSQIAAAIAGLRGDIAQVPSAVSAIKVAGKRSYQLAREGHVVELPARPVRIERFELLAVRRDGPFVDLDVEVDCSAGTYIRALARDVGSELGVGGHLTALRRTRAGSFGLDQARTLDELGESPRLSYSLDDACLQTFPRRDLTADEALDVSHGRPLTPAGIDGIYAATDADDRVIALLEDSGRRTTSVVVIRPATL; from the coding sequence GTGAGCACGCCCCCGCCCGCCGGCCTGGTGATCGTCGACAAGCCCGCCGGAATCACCAGCCACGACGTGGTATCGCGGTGCCGCAGGTTCTTCGGCACCCGCAAGGTCGGCCATGCCGGCACGTTGGACCCGATGGCCACCGGGGTGCTGGTGATCGGCATCGAACGGGCCACCAAGATTCTGGGGTTGTTGACCGCGTCGCAGAAGTCCTACGCCGCCACCATTCGGTTGGGACAGACCACCTCGACCGAGGACGCCGAAGGCGAGGTGCTGGAGACGACTTCGGCGGCGCACATCACCGACAGTCAGATCGCCGCGGCGATCGCCGGGCTGCGCGGCGACATCGCGCAGGTGCCCTCGGCGGTCAGCGCCATCAAGGTCGCCGGCAAACGGTCCTATCAGTTGGCCCGAGAGGGCCACGTCGTCGAACTGCCCGCCCGGCCGGTGCGCATCGAGCGCTTCGAGCTGCTGGCCGTACGGCGCGACGGGCCATTCGTCGACCTGGATGTCGAGGTGGACTGTTCGGCGGGAACCTACATCCGCGCACTGGCCCGTGATGTGGGCAGCGAGCTGGGCGTGGGCGGACACCTGACCGCGTTGCGGCGCACCCGGGCTGGCAGCTTCGGGCTGGATCAGGCTCGCACCCTCGACGAACTGGGGGAGAGCCCACGACTGAGCTACAGCCTGGATGACGCCTGCCTGCAGACCTTTCCGCGCCGGGACCTGACTGCCGACGAGGCGCTCGACGTCAGCCACGGCCGCCCGCTGACACCGGCGGGCATCGACGGGATCTATGCGGCAACCGACGCCGACGACCGAGTGATCGCGCTACTGGAGGACTCGGGGAGACGGACCACGTCGGTCGTCGTCATCCGGCCGGCGACGCTATAG
- a CDS encoding DUF2804 domain-containing protein, translating into MATEEREITEAVDLCTASGLLNPAAIGWTRTPLHRCNLRGWGRTKRWEYWCLTTPTHLIAITVADLDYLGVSNVFFLDYSGREVSRSCLHPGGWGITLPSSLGDGPASARGLVAIDLTAEPDGTRIRFSCKTSAGPMTGDLFVALPPGHETLAVVVPWSERRFQYTAKHTARPASGVVRIGGDTYDFAGGWGVLDHGRGRWPANTVWNWGAASGHTDGHTVGLQLGGKWTVGTASTENALCVDGRLTKIGAELDWHYPEYTGPWEIRTPDSDQVELTFTPFHHRSPLPGTHQCFGHYDGRIRTDDGASVAVGGLLGWAEQVHMLW; encoded by the coding sequence ATGGCCACCGAGGAACGCGAGATCACCGAGGCTGTCGATCTGTGCACCGCGTCCGGGTTGCTGAACCCAGCCGCCATCGGTTGGACTCGAACACCGCTGCACCGTTGCAACCTGCGCGGCTGGGGCCGCACCAAGCGGTGGGAGTACTGGTGTTTGACGACGCCCACCCACCTGATCGCGATCACCGTCGCCGACCTCGACTACCTCGGGGTGAGCAACGTCTTCTTCCTGGACTATTCCGGGCGTGAGGTGAGCCGCAGTTGTCTGCACCCGGGCGGGTGGGGGATAACGCTGCCGTCGAGCCTCGGCGACGGACCGGCCTCGGCTCGGGGCCTGGTCGCGATCGACCTCACCGCCGAGCCCGACGGCACCCGGATCCGGTTCTCCTGCAAGACCTCTGCCGGCCCGATGACCGGCGACCTGTTCGTCGCCCTGCCGCCCGGGCACGAGACGCTGGCCGTGGTTGTGCCGTGGAGCGAGCGGCGGTTCCAGTACACCGCCAAGCACACCGCGCGGCCGGCGTCGGGTGTCGTGCGGATCGGTGGCGACACCTACGACTTCGCCGGTGGGTGGGGCGTACTCGACCACGGCCGCGGGCGCTGGCCGGCCAACACCGTGTGGAACTGGGGCGCGGCCTCCGGACACACCGACGGCCACACGGTCGGCCTGCAATTGGGCGGCAAGTGGACGGTCGGCACGGCCAGCACCGAGAACGCGCTCTGCGTCGACGGCCGACTGACCAAGATCGGCGCCGAACTGGACTGGCACTACCCCGAATACACCGGTCCCTGGGAGATCCGCACGCCAGACTCCGACCAGGTGGAGCTGACCTTCACCCCGTTCCATCACCGATCACCGCTGCCGGGGACCCATCAATGCTTCGGACACTACGACGGGCGAATCCGCACCGACGACGGCGCCAGTGTTGCCGTCGGCGGTCTGCTCGGCTGGGCCGAACAGGTGCACATGCTCTGGTGA
- a CDS encoding TetR/AcrR family transcriptional regulator: MAASSSAPAARRTQAERSAAMRTRLLDATIECLVSYGYSGTTTPRIAELAGVTRGAQIHHFRSKEDLVVAAVEHLAQQRTRAAIRELGQVRSIPDPVATALDFLWEAHQGPMFIATVELWVAARTDRVLAQHIERVEAVVNGTLVAAIAQLMPGHPAQKEIRNVVYTAMDALRGILVSNFVDDDPQRARRRWDRACVHLRQVAAGVLPQSD, translated from the coding sequence ATGGCTGCGAGCAGTAGTGCGCCTGCGGCGCGGCGCACCCAGGCCGAGCGCAGCGCCGCCATGCGCACCCGCCTGCTCGACGCCACCATCGAATGCCTGGTGAGCTACGGCTACTCCGGCACCACGACGCCGCGTATCGCCGAACTGGCCGGCGTGACCCGGGGTGCCCAGATCCACCATTTCCGGTCAAAAGAAGACCTCGTCGTCGCCGCCGTCGAGCATCTGGCCCAGCAGCGCACCCGGGCCGCCATTCGGGAGCTCGGTCAGGTCCGATCCATTCCGGACCCGGTAGCAACGGCCCTGGACTTCCTCTGGGAGGCCCACCAAGGGCCGATGTTCATTGCCACCGTGGAACTCTGGGTCGCCGCCCGCACCGACCGGGTCCTCGCGCAGCACATCGAACGGGTGGAAGCCGTCGTCAACGGGACCCTGGTCGCCGCGATCGCCCAGTTGATGCCCGGGCACCCGGCGCAGAAGGAGATTCGCAACGTCGTCTACACCGCGATGGACGCGCTGCGCGGCATCCTGGTGTCGAACTTCGTCGACGACGATCCGCAGCGGGCCCGGCGGCGCTGGGATCGCGCCTGCGTGCACCTGCGTCAGGTCGCCGCCGGCGTTTTGCCGCAATCCGACTGA
- a CDS encoding lipid-transfer protein, producing MANKVYVIGVGMTKFEKPGQRRGDDGSAWDYPDMARESGTKALADAGIDYREVEQGYVGYVYGESTSGQRALYELGLTGIPVVNVNNNCSTGSTALYLAAQAIRGGLADCTIALGFEKMKPGSLGSTYDDRAQPMEKHVLALAEISEVLFPVAPWMFGAAGREHIKQHGSTAEHFAKIGYKNHKHSVNNPYAQFQDEYSLDDILGSRMIYDPLTKLQCSPTSDGSGAAILASEAFVDKHGLAGRAVEIVGQAMTTDFGSTFDGSAKNLIGYDMNVQAAQRVYQQSGLGPEDFQVIELHDCFSANELLLYEALGLCAEGDAPRLIDDGDTTYGGRWVVNPSGGLISKGHPLGATGLAQCSELTWQLRGDADKRQVPGVTAALQHNIGLGGAAVVTAYQRAER from the coding sequence ATGGCGAACAAGGTGTATGTGATCGGCGTCGGAATGACGAAGTTCGAGAAGCCGGGCCAGCGACGGGGCGACGACGGTTCGGCTTGGGACTACCCGGACATGGCCCGAGAATCCGGCACCAAGGCACTCGCCGATGCCGGGATCGACTACCGCGAGGTGGAACAGGGCTACGTCGGTTACGTCTATGGCGAGTCCACCTCCGGGCAGCGGGCGCTCTATGAGTTGGGACTGACCGGGATCCCGGTCGTCAACGTCAACAACAACTGTTCGACCGGGTCGACCGCGCTCTACCTTGCCGCCCAGGCGATCCGGGGCGGGCTGGCCGACTGCACCATTGCGCTGGGCTTCGAGAAGATGAAGCCCGGCTCGCTGGGGTCCACCTATGACGACCGCGCCCAGCCGATGGAAAAGCATGTGCTCGCGCTGGCCGAGATCTCTGAGGTGCTGTTCCCGGTGGCGCCGTGGATGTTCGGCGCTGCCGGCCGCGAACACATCAAGCAACACGGCTCCACCGCCGAGCATTTCGCCAAGATCGGCTACAAGAACCACAAGCATTCGGTCAACAACCCCTACGCCCAATTTCAAGACGAATACAGCCTCGACGACATCCTGGGCTCGCGGATGATCTACGACCCGCTGACCAAGCTCCAGTGCTCGCCGACCTCGGACGGTTCGGGGGCGGCGATCCTGGCCAGCGAGGCGTTCGTCGACAAGCACGGCCTGGCTGGACGGGCGGTCGAAATCGTCGGGCAGGCGATGACCACCGACTTCGGCTCCACCTTCGACGGCTCCGCCAAGAACCTGATCGGCTACGACATGAATGTGCAAGCCGCGCAACGTGTCTACCAGCAGTCCGGCCTGGGGCCGGAAGACTTCCAGGTGATCGAACTGCACGACTGCTTCTCCGCCAACGAGCTGCTGCTCTACGAAGCGCTGGGCCTGTGCGCCGAGGGTGACGCGCCCAGGCTGATCGACGACGGCGACACCACCTACGGCGGGCGCTGGGTGGTCAACCCGTCCGGCGGCCTGATCTCCAAGGGGCATCCGCTGGGGGCCACCGGGTTGGCGCAGTGCTCCGAGCTGACCTGGCAGCTGCGCGGTGACGCCGACAAGCGTCAGGTGCCGGGCGTCACCGCTGCCCTGCAACACAACATCGGCCTCGGCGGCGCCGCCGTGGTCACCGCCTACCAGCGCGCCGAGCGCTAA